A window of the Halopseudomonas phragmitis genome harbors these coding sequences:
- a CDS encoding ABC transporter transmembrane domain-containing protein, whose protein sequence is MSRISQRYRHVLDFARRFVMPYRWWVLGALAALMFTAAVTLSLGQGLRLLVDQGFATGSAQQLNQSVALFGMLVVALAIGTFARFYLVSWIGERVVADIRCQVFDHLIELHPGFFESNRGLEIQSRLTADTTVLQSVIGSTVSIALRNALMLIGGMILLFITNPKLTSIVMTAIPLVIAPILFFGRRVRRLSRLSQDRVADVGAYVGEILGQIKTVQAYNHQHADKTRFAQVSEQAFQVARQRIAQRAWLTFAVITLVLGAIGVMLWVGGMDVIQSRISGGELAAFVFYSLIVGVSAGALSEVIGELQRAAGATSRILELLASQREIGPPTHDLEHLPQPPSGRISFEQVSFAYPSRPQRQVINQFNLSVSPGETLALVGPSGAGKSTLFDLLLRFFDPSSGCIRIDGIDIRQLDPDELRSCFALVSQNPALFYGSVADNIRYGRPQASQQEVEAAARAAHAEEFIQTLPQGYETHLGDAGLGLSGGQKQRLAIARALLLDAPILLLDEATSALDAHSEHLIQQALPRLMQGRTTLVIAHRLATIQHADRIAVIDQGQLQALGSHTELVTNNPLYARLAALQFGQSEAQPQ, encoded by the coding sequence ATGAGCCGGATTTCCCAGCGTTACAGGCATGTACTCGACTTTGCCCGGCGCTTCGTCATGCCCTATCGCTGGTGGGTACTAGGCGCCTTGGCGGCACTGATGTTTACTGCTGCCGTTACCCTGTCCTTGGGTCAAGGGCTACGTCTGTTGGTCGACCAGGGTTTTGCCACAGGCTCGGCGCAGCAGTTGAATCAGTCGGTAGCGCTGTTCGGGATGCTGGTGGTCGCGCTGGCGATCGGCACCTTCGCCCGCTTTTATCTGGTGTCATGGATTGGCGAACGGGTGGTCGCCGATATCCGCTGTCAGGTGTTCGATCACCTGATTGAGCTGCATCCGGGCTTTTTCGAAAGCAATCGCGGCCTGGAAATCCAGTCGCGCCTTACCGCCGACACCACGGTGCTGCAATCGGTGATTGGCTCTACAGTATCGATTGCCCTGCGCAACGCGCTGATGCTGATCGGTGGCATGATCCTGCTGTTCATCACCAACCCCAAACTCACCAGCATCGTGATGACCGCCATTCCGCTGGTGATTGCCCCGATTCTGTTCTTTGGCCGCCGGGTGCGGCGCCTGTCCCGGCTCAGCCAGGACCGGGTCGCGGATGTCGGTGCCTACGTTGGCGAAATACTCGGCCAGATCAAGACTGTCCAGGCCTACAACCACCAGCATGCCGACAAGACCCGGTTCGCCCAGGTCAGCGAGCAGGCCTTTCAGGTCGCCCGCCAGCGGATTGCCCAACGAGCCTGGCTGACCTTTGCCGTGATCACCCTGGTTCTAGGCGCGATTGGGGTCATGCTCTGGGTTGGTGGTATGGATGTGATTCAGAGCCGCATCAGCGGCGGTGAACTGGCGGCCTTCGTGTTCTACAGCCTCATCGTTGGGGTTTCTGCTGGCGCCCTGAGTGAGGTCATTGGTGAGTTGCAACGCGCTGCCGGCGCCACCAGCAGAATCCTCGAACTGCTGGCCAGCCAACGGGAAATCGGCCCGCCAACCCATGACCTTGAGCACCTGCCACAGCCGCCCAGTGGTCGGATCAGTTTTGAACAAGTGAGTTTCGCCTACCCGTCCCGGCCTCAGCGCCAGGTCATCAACCAGTTCAATCTGAGCGTCAGTCCGGGTGAGACCCTCGCTCTGGTTGGCCCCTCCGGAGCCGGCAAGTCAACGCTGTTCGACCTGCTACTGCGCTTCTTCGACCCCAGCAGTGGCTGCATCCGGATTGACGGCATCGACATCCGCCAACTTGATCCCGATGAGCTGCGCAGCTGCTTCGCCCTGGTATCGCAAAATCCGGCCCTGTTCTATGGCAGCGTGGCTGACAACATCCGTTACGGTCGGCCACAGGCCAGCCAGCAGGAGGTCGAAGCCGCTGCCCGGGCCGCCCATGCCGAAGAGTTCATTCAGACCCTGCCGCAAGGCTATGAAACTCACCTGGGCGATGCCGGGCTGGGGCTTTCGGGTGGCCAGAAGCAGCGTCTGGCAATCGCCCGGGCACTGCTGCTCGACGCGCCGATACTATTGCTCGACGAGGCGACCAGCGCGCTGGACGCCCACAGCGAACACCTGATTCAGCAGGCGCTTCCCAGGTTGATGCAGGGGCGCACAACACTGGTGATCGCCCACCGGCTGGCCACCATTCAGCATGCCGATCGGATCGCGGTGATCGATCAGGGGCAGCTCCAGGCCCTGGGTAGTCATACTGAACTAGTGACCAACAACCCCCTGTATGCCCGCCTGGCCGCATTGCAGTTTGGCCAGTCCGAAGCCCAGCCTCAGTGA